A single Cupriavidus sp. D39 DNA region contains:
- the gudD gene encoding glucarate dehydratase: MAQSSLSAAPVAGTPVITELTVVPVAGHDSMLMNLSGAHGPFFTRNIVILKDSAGNTGVGEVPGGEAIRQTLDDARELLVGQSIGNHQALLNRVRTAFASRDAGGRGLQTFDLRIAIHAVTALEAALLDLLGKHLGVPVAALLGEGQQRDAVEMLGYLFYIGDRNRTTLGYRSEPEADNDWFRLRNDAAMNAEGVVRLAEAAYERYGFNDFKLKGGVLRGDEEMEAILALAERFPKARITLDPNGAWSLAEAVRLCRDKHGLLAYAEDPCGAEDGYSGREIMAEFRTATGLPTATNMVATDWRQMGHAVRLQSVDIPLADPHFWTMQGSVRVAQMCAEWGLTWGSHSNNHFDISLAMFTHVAAAAPGRVTAIDTHWIWQDGERLTKAPLKIENGKVAVPTEPGLGVELDMEQLALAHERYKNMGLGARDDAVAMQFLIPGWTFNNKAPCMVR; this comes from the coding sequence ATGGCCCAATCGTCCCTTTCCGCCGCGCCCGTGGCAGGCACCCCCGTGATCACCGAGCTGACCGTAGTGCCGGTGGCCGGCCACGACAGCATGTTGATGAACCTGTCCGGCGCGCACGGTCCGTTCTTCACCCGCAATATCGTCATCCTGAAAGACAGCGCGGGCAATACCGGCGTTGGCGAGGTGCCGGGCGGCGAAGCCATCCGCCAGACGCTGGACGACGCGCGCGAACTCCTCGTCGGCCAGTCGATCGGCAACCACCAGGCGCTGCTCAATCGCGTGCGCACCGCCTTTGCCAGCCGCGACGCGGGTGGCCGCGGCCTGCAGACCTTCGACCTGCGCATCGCCATTCACGCGGTCACCGCGCTCGAGGCGGCGCTGCTCGACCTGCTGGGCAAGCATCTGGGCGTGCCGGTGGCCGCGCTGCTGGGCGAAGGCCAGCAGCGCGATGCCGTGGAGATGCTGGGCTACCTGTTCTATATCGGGGACCGTAACCGCACCACGCTCGGCTACCGCAGCGAGCCCGAGGCTGACAACGACTGGTTCCGCCTGCGCAATGATGCCGCGATGAACGCCGAGGGCGTGGTACGGCTGGCCGAGGCTGCCTATGAGCGCTATGGCTTTAACGACTTCAAGCTCAAGGGCGGTGTGCTGCGCGGCGACGAAGAGATGGAAGCCATCCTGGCGCTCGCCGAGCGCTTCCCCAAGGCGCGCATCACGCTGGACCCCAACGGCGCGTGGTCGCTGGCCGAAGCCGTGCGCCTGTGCCGCGACAAGCATGGCCTGCTGGCCTATGCCGAAGATCCTTGCGGCGCGGAGGACGGTTATTCGGGCCGCGAGATCATGGCCGAGTTCCGTACCGCCACCGGCCTGCCCACCGCCACCAACATGGTCGCGACCGACTGGCGCCAGATGGGCCACGCGGTGCGCCTGCAATCCGTGGACATTCCGCTGGCCGATCCGCATTTCTGGACCATGCAGGGCTCGGTGCGGGTGGCGCAGATGTGCGCCGAGTGGGGCCTGACCTGGGGCTCGCACTCCAACAACCATTTCGATATTTCGCTGGCCATGTTCACCCACGTGGCCGCCGCCGCGCCGGGCCGCGTCACCGCCATCGACACCCACTGGATCTGGCAGGACGGCGAGCGCCTGACCAAGGCGCCGCTGAAGATCGAGAACGGCAAGGTGGCCGTGCCGACCGAGCCGGGCCTGGGCGTCGAGCTCGATATGGAGCAACTGGCGCTGGCGCACGAGCGCTACAAGAACATGGGATTGGGTGCGCGCGACGACGCGGTCGCCATGCAGTTCCTGATCCCGGGCTGGACCTTCAACAACAAGGCGCCCTGCATGGTCCGGTGA
- a CDS encoding glycine zipper 2TM domain-containing protein, with amino-acid sequence MNGKTLLSVAAAAAVVGLAGCAAPGGGYGGGYGGGYGAPQQAAYQAPPPPPGTSTYQAPANSVLYGRVESIEPVTTQQNSSGLLGTVIGGVAGGLLGHQIGGGTGNTVATIGGAVVGGVAGNQIEKRAGSSTQTVYRVNVRLDDGRMATVTQRDVSNLRIGSRAQVANDIATPY; translated from the coding sequence ATGAACGGCAAGACTCTGTTGAGCGTGGCGGCGGCCGCCGCGGTGGTTGGCTTGGCGGGTTGCGCGGCGCCGGGTGGTGGCTATGGTGGCGGTTATGGCGGTGGCTACGGTGCGCCGCAGCAAGCAGCGTACCAGGCACCGCCCCCGCCCCCGGGCACCAGCACCTACCAGGCACCCGCGAATTCGGTGCTTTATGGCCGGGTTGAATCGATCGAGCCCGTGACGACGCAGCAAAACAGCTCGGGCTTGCTCGGCACCGTGATCGGCGGCGTGGCCGGCGGCTTGCTGGGCCACCAGATCGGCGGGGGCACCGGCAATACCGTTGCAACCATCGGCGGCGCGGTGGTGGGTGGGGTGGCGGGCAACCAGATCGAGAAGCGTGCCGGCAGCAGCACCCAGACCGTCTATCGCGTCAACGTGCGGCTGGACGATGGCCGCATGGCGACCGTGACGCAGCGCGATGTCAGCAACCTGCGCATTGGCTCCCGGGCCCAGGTGGCCAACGACATAGCGACGCCGTACTGA
- a CDS encoding ABC transporter permease, whose amino-acid sequence MSKQSVQALAWGCLTLAALAGLVTWIGVDAVLQYQDRLWYDVADHLRLVAWSMALALATGIPAGIGLSRPCMRRWADRLMQIFNIGNTVPSLAVLALALAVLGIGERPAILALWLASLLPIVRNTCEGLRGVSPALIEAARGLGMTATQRLFRVELPNALPVILAGVRISLVINVGTVPLSFLIGANSLGELIFPGIYLNNQPLLLLGAAATALLALALDGLFAAAGYCYLRRRGLAR is encoded by the coding sequence ATGTCCAAGCAATCCGTACAGGCGCTGGCCTGGGGATGTCTCACGCTTGCTGCGCTGGCCGGTCTGGTCACGTGGATCGGCGTGGATGCCGTCCTGCAATATCAGGACCGCCTGTGGTACGACGTGGCCGACCACCTGCGCCTGGTGGCGTGGTCCATGGCGCTGGCGCTGGCCACCGGCATCCCGGCCGGCATCGGCCTGAGCCGGCCCTGCATGCGCCGCTGGGCCGACCGCCTGATGCAGATCTTCAATATCGGCAACACCGTGCCGTCGCTGGCGGTGCTGGCGCTGGCCCTGGCCGTGCTTGGCATCGGCGAGCGTCCCGCCATCCTGGCGCTGTGGCTGGCTTCGCTGCTGCCGATCGTGCGCAATACCTGCGAGGGCTTGCGCGGCGTCTCCCCGGCACTGATCGAGGCCGCGCGCGGCCTTGGCATGACCGCCACGCAGCGCCTGTTCCGGGTCGAGCTGCCCAATGCGCTGCCGGTGATCCTGGCGGGCGTGCGCATCAGCCTGGTGATCAATGTCGGCACGGTGCCACTGTCCTTCCTGATCGGCGCCAACAGCCTGGGCGAATTGATTTTCCCCGGTATCTACCTGAACAACCAGCCCCTGCTGTTGCTGGGCGCCGCGGCCACCGCGCTGCTGGCACTCGCCCTCGACGGCCTGTTCGCCGCCGCCGGTTATTGCTACCTGCGCCGCCGCGGGCTGGCGCGCTAA
- a CDS encoding aldehyde dehydrogenase (NADP(+)), which yields MTITGEMLIGASAVRGTTKILHANNPATGEVLAPEFHGGGAAEAERACALAEAAFDTYRNTSPETRARFLESIASGLEALGDTLIERAHAESALPIARLQGERARTAGQLRLFASVLRDGRWQSATLDSALPERTPPRPDLRLQKIAVGPVAVFGASNFPLAFSVAGGDTASALAAGCPVVVKAHSAHLGTSELVGRVIQKAVADAGLPEGVFSLLVGAGVAVGTSLVAHPSIQAVGFTGSRSGGLALVHTANSRPQPIPVYAEMSSINPVFLLPAALAARGAEIARNLVDSLVMGVGQFCTNPGLLLAVESPALDMFRQGAIAALAEKAAATMLTPGISQAYDNGVAQLSDIEGLRRIGSGQAASGPNQARPALFETTAARFLADHRMEAEVFGPSSVLVVCRDHAEMLAVARRLEGQLTATVQADAADRAEAGSLLTVLERKAGRVLFNGYPTGVEVSYAMVHGGPFPATSDTRATSVGASAIERFLRPVCYQNVPAELLPPALQDGNPLNVWRLTDGQLARG from the coding sequence ATGACCATTACCGGCGAAATGCTGATCGGCGCCAGCGCTGTGCGCGGCACCACCAAGATCCTTCATGCCAACAACCCGGCCACGGGTGAAGTCCTGGCACCGGAATTCCATGGCGGCGGCGCCGCCGAGGCCGAGCGTGCCTGCGCGCTGGCCGAAGCCGCATTCGACACCTACCGCAACACCTCGCCGGAAACCCGCGCCAGATTCCTGGAGTCGATCGCCAGCGGCCTGGAGGCCCTGGGCGATACGCTGATCGAGCGCGCCCACGCCGAGAGCGCATTGCCCATCGCGCGCCTGCAGGGCGAGCGCGCCCGCACCGCCGGCCAGCTGCGCCTGTTCGCCAGCGTGCTGCGCGATGGCCGCTGGCAATCCGCCACGCTCGACTCGGCCCTGCCGGAACGCACGCCACCGCGCCCCGACCTGCGCCTGCAGAAGATCGCGGTTGGCCCGGTGGCGGTGTTCGGCGCCAGCAATTTCCCGCTCGCGTTCTCCGTGGCGGGCGGCGATACCGCGTCCGCGCTGGCGGCCGGTTGCCCGGTCGTCGTCAAGGCGCACTCGGCCCACCTCGGCACCTCCGAGCTGGTCGGGCGCGTGATCCAGAAGGCCGTGGCCGACGCCGGCCTGCCCGAAGGCGTGTTCTCGCTGCTGGTAGGCGCGGGCGTTGCCGTGGGCACGTCCCTGGTCGCGCATCCGTCGATCCAGGCAGTAGGCTTCACGGGCTCGCGCAGCGGCGGCCTGGCGCTGGTTCACACGGCCAACAGCCGTCCCCAGCCGATCCCCGTCTACGCGGAAATGAGCAGTATCAACCCGGTGTTCCTGCTGCCGGCAGCCCTGGCTGCCCGCGGCGCGGAGATCGCGCGCAACCTGGTGGATTCGCTGGTGATGGGCGTGGGCCAGTTCTGCACCAACCCCGGCCTGCTGCTGGCGGTGGAAAGCCCGGCGCTGGACATGTTCCGCCAGGGCGCGATTGCCGCGTTGGCGGAGAAAGCCGCCGCCACCATGCTGACGCCCGGCATCAGCCAGGCCTATGACAACGGCGTGGCCCAGCTCAGCGATATCGAAGGGCTGCGCCGCATCGGCAGCGGCCAGGCCGCCAGCGGCCCCAACCAGGCCCGCCCCGCGCTGTTCGAAACCACGGCGGCGCGCTTCCTTGCGGACCACCGCATGGAAGCCGAAGTGTTTGGCCCGTCCTCTGTGCTGGTCGTCTGCCGCGATCACGCGGAAATGCTGGCGGTTGCGCGCCGCCTGGAAGGCCAGCTCACCGCCACCGTGCAAGCGGATGCGGCGGACCGTGCCGAAGCCGGCAGCCTGCTGACCGTGCTCGAGCGCAAGGCCGGGCGCGTGCTGTTCAACGGCTATCCGACGGGCGTGGAAGTGTCGTACGCGATGGTGCACGGCGGCCCGTTCCCCGCCACGTCCGACACGCGCGCCACCTCGGTGGGCGCATCCGCCATCGAGCGCTTCCTGCGCCCGGTGTGCTACCAGAACGTGCCGGCGGAACTGCTGCCGCCCGCGCTGCAGGATGGCAACCCGCTGAACGTGTGGCGCCTCACCGACGGGCAGCTGGCCCGCGGCTGA
- a CDS encoding Bug family tripartite tricarboxylate transporter substrate binding protein, which translates to MTALAAAGAVTSTAAAAPAWPQKAVSVVVPFPAGGSTDTIARMLAVPLNEKLGQPFVIDNRPGATGAIGATMVKRAPADGYTLLVASIGVYAVNPFLQRNLGYDPAKDFDLLTVAVRAPNVLVTKPDFPAKNLQELVAYMKKNPGKVAFASSGAGSSDHLTAALFWQKSGTDGLHVPYKGGAPAISDLLAGQVDVSFQNVNAVLQHIRSGKLKALAVTGDKRSAVLPNVPTMAEGGVKDVDVYSWQAVAAPRGLPKDVKARLHAALVGSLGAPQMRQKLAENGFEVVANTPEQFEQFEKQELQRWKGVIEAGKISID; encoded by the coding sequence ATGACGGCACTGGCCGCCGCAGGCGCCGTGACCAGCACCGCGGCCGCCGCGCCGGCATGGCCCCAGAAGGCCGTATCGGTGGTGGTACCGTTTCCCGCGGGCGGCTCTACCGACACCATCGCGCGCATGCTGGCGGTGCCGCTCAATGAAAAACTGGGCCAGCCGTTTGTGATCGACAATCGCCCGGGCGCAACCGGAGCCATCGGCGCGACCATGGTCAAGCGCGCGCCTGCCGATGGCTACACCTTGCTGGTGGCATCGATCGGCGTCTATGCCGTGAACCCGTTCCTGCAAAGGAACCTGGGCTATGACCCGGCCAAGGACTTCGACCTGCTGACGGTGGCCGTGCGCGCGCCCAACGTGCTGGTCACCAAGCCTGATTTCCCCGCGAAGAACTTGCAGGAACTGGTCGCGTACATGAAGAAGAATCCGGGCAAGGTGGCGTTCGCCAGTTCCGGCGCCGGTTCGTCGGACCATCTGACGGCCGCGCTGTTCTGGCAAAAATCCGGCACCGACGGGCTTCACGTTCCCTACAAGGGCGGGGCGCCGGCCATCTCCGACCTGCTCGCCGGCCAAGTGGACGTCTCGTTCCAGAACGTGAATGCGGTACTCCAGCATATCCGCAGCGGCAAGCTCAAGGCGCTGGCCGTGACCGGCGACAAGCGCTCGGCGGTGCTGCCGAACGTGCCCACCATGGCGGAGGGCGGCGTGAAGGATGTGGACGTGTATTCGTGGCAAGCCGTGGCCGCGCCGCGCGGGCTGCCCAAGGACGTCAAGGCCAGGCTGCATGCCGCGCTGGTCGGCTCGCTGGGCGCGCCGCAGATGCGCCAGAAGCTGGCCGAGAACGGCTTCGAGGTGGTCGCCAATACGCCGGAGCAGTTCGAACAGTTCGAGAAGCAGGAACTCCAGCGCTGGAAGGGCGTGATCGAAGCCGGCAAGATCAGCATCGACTAA
- a CDS encoding ABC transporter permease translates to MDLLTYLQHSWPTLLKLTGQHLALVGSAVGLAIVVGVPLGILCARFRFLATPLLTLATIVLTLPSIALFGLMIPIFARFGHALGYVPAVTAVFLYSLLPIMRNTCVALTNVDDGIQEAGRGIGMTTWQRMRLVDLPLAVPVILGGVRTAVVMNIGVATIAAIIGAGGLGVLILQAISQSNMSKLAIGAVLVSVLAIVADACLQWLQRALTPKGIR, encoded by the coding sequence ATGGACTTGCTGACTTACCTCCAACACAGCTGGCCGACCCTACTCAAGCTCACCGGCCAGCACCTGGCGCTGGTGGGCTCAGCGGTGGGCCTGGCGATCGTCGTCGGCGTGCCGCTGGGCATCCTGTGCGCGCGCTTCCGCTTTCTCGCCACGCCGCTCTTGACGCTGGCCACCATCGTGCTGACCTTGCCGTCTATCGCGCTGTTCGGGCTGATGATCCCGATCTTCGCGCGCTTCGGCCACGCACTTGGCTACGTGCCGGCGGTGACCGCGGTGTTCCTCTATTCGCTGCTGCCGATCATGCGCAATACCTGCGTAGCGCTCACCAATGTCGACGACGGCATCCAGGAAGCCGGCCGCGGCATCGGCATGACCACCTGGCAGCGCATGCGGCTGGTGGACCTGCCGCTGGCCGTGCCCGTCATCCTCGGCGGCGTGCGTACCGCCGTGGTGATGAATATCGGCGTGGCCACCATTGCCGCCATCATCGGCGCGGGTGGCCTCGGGGTGCTGATCCTGCAAGCGATCAGCCAGAGCAACATGAGCAAGCTGGCGATCGGCGCGGTGCTGGTCAGCGTGCTCGCCATCGTGGCCGATGCCTGCCTGCAGTGGTTGCAGCGGGCGCTGACACCGAAAGGAATTCGCTGA
- the hemW gene encoding radical SAM family heme chaperone HemW, which yields MIPIVPLASTGASVGAPADTKSLWLQPGQLALPASPPLSLYVHIPWCVRKCPYCDFNSHAVPGAADSHDIPEDAYLDALRADLEQSLPLVWGRQVHTVFIGGGTPSLLSAAGMDRLLSDIRALLPLDADAEITMEANPGTFEAERFASYRASGINRLSIGIQSFNDRHLAALGRIHGGAEARAAIGIALDNFDNVNLDLMYALPGQTLAECAEDLETALSFNTTHLSLYHLTLEPNTLFAKFPPALPDDDSAYEMQDLIEARTAQAGYVHYETSAYARPHRQARHNLNYWRFGDYLGIGAGAHGKLSFPHRVLRQVRHKHPATYMAQAMAGNAVQEQHDVGAADLPFEFMLNALRLTDGVPASTFFDHTGLPLHTISRDLAAAEKKGLLEADLATIKPTELGRRFLNDLQEMFLKG from the coding sequence ATGATCCCGATCGTTCCCCTGGCGTCCACGGGCGCCAGCGTTGGCGCCCCCGCCGACACCAAGTCATTGTGGCTGCAGCCGGGCCAGCTCGCGCTGCCCGCCTCGCCCCCGCTGTCGCTTTACGTGCATATCCCGTGGTGCGTGCGCAAGTGCCCGTACTGCGATTTCAACTCGCATGCCGTACCCGGTGCGGCAGACAGCCACGACATCCCGGAAGACGCCTACCTGGACGCGCTGCGCGCCGACCTGGAGCAATCGCTGCCGCTGGTATGGGGCCGCCAGGTGCACACGGTCTTCATCGGCGGCGGCACGCCCAGCCTGTTGTCGGCCGCGGGCATGGACCGGCTGCTGTCGGATATCCGCGCGCTGTTGCCGCTGGACGCCGACGCCGAGATCACGATGGAGGCCAACCCCGGCACCTTCGAGGCAGAGCGCTTCGCCAGCTATCGCGCCAGCGGCATCAACCGCTTGTCGATCGGCATCCAGAGTTTCAACGACCGCCATCTTGCCGCGCTTGGCCGCATCCACGGCGGCGCCGAAGCCCGCGCCGCGATCGGCATCGCGCTGGACAACTTCGACAACGTCAACCTCGACCTGATGTACGCGCTGCCTGGCCAGACGCTGGCGGAATGCGCCGAGGACCTGGAAACCGCGCTGTCGTTCAACACCACGCACCTGTCGCTCTACCACCTGACGCTGGAGCCGAATACGCTGTTCGCCAAGTTCCCGCCGGCGCTGCCGGATGACGACAGCGCGTATGAAATGCAGGACCTGATCGAAGCGCGCACCGCGCAGGCGGGCTATGTCCACTACGAAACCTCCGCCTACGCCCGACCGCATCGGCAAGCGCGCCACAACCTGAACTACTGGCGCTTCGGCGACTACCTGGGCATCGGGGCCGGCGCGCACGGCAAGCTGTCGTTCCCGCACCGGGTGCTGCGCCAGGTGCGCCACAAGCATCCCGCCACGTATATGGCGCAGGCCATGGCCGGCAACGCGGTGCAGGAGCAGCACGATGTCGGCGCCGCCGACCTGCCCTTCGAGTTCATGCTCAACGCGCTGCGCCTCACCGACGGCGTGCCGGCCAGCACTTTCTTCGACCACACCGGCCTGCCACTGCACACCATCAGCCGCGACCTGGCTGCCGCCGAAAAGAAGGGCCTGCTGGAGGCCGATCTCGCCACCATCAAGCCCACCGAGCTAGGCCGGCGCTTCCTGAACGACCTGCAGGAGATGTTCCTGAAAGGTTGA
- a CDS encoding FadR/GntR family transcriptional regulator — MPPPPLRRRGRTLAEEAVSNLSERIQQGQLKPGDKLPTESEIMAALGVSRTVVREALSRLQASGLVETRHGIGTFVLARSAENGSPFRIDPATMGTAMDVLAMLEFRVSLEAEAASLAASRRSDEQLTAMRGALDELKRTAAGGEDSVGADFEFHLLIARATGNRYFTDIMGHLGTMVIPRSRLHVSAQEREQYLERVNIEHENIFDAIERRDPEGAKAAMRMHLTNSRERLRKASAAVEAG, encoded by the coding sequence TTGCCTCCACCCCCGCTGCGGCGCCGCGGCCGCACGCTTGCCGAAGAGGCGGTGAGCAACCTGAGTGAGCGCATCCAGCAAGGCCAGCTCAAGCCGGGCGACAAGCTGCCGACCGAGTCCGAGATCATGGCCGCGCTCGGCGTCAGCCGCACCGTGGTGCGCGAAGCGCTGTCGCGGCTGCAGGCCAGCGGCCTGGTGGAAACCCGCCACGGCATCGGCACCTTCGTGCTGGCGCGCAGCGCCGAGAACGGCTCGCCGTTTCGCATCGATCCCGCCACCATGGGCACTGCCATGGACGTGCTGGCCATGCTGGAATTCCGCGTCAGCCTGGAAGCCGAGGCGGCCAGCCTGGCAGCATCGCGGCGCAGCGACGAGCAACTGACGGCAATGCGCGGCGCGCTCGATGAGCTCAAGCGCACGGCGGCGGGCGGAGAGGATTCCGTCGGCGCCGATTTCGAGTTCCACCTGCTCATCGCGCGCGCTACCGGCAACCGCTACTTCACGGACATCATGGGCCACCTCGGCACCATGGTGATCCCGCGCAGCCGGCTGCATGTCAGCGCCCAGGAGCGGGAGCAGTACCTCGAGCGCGTCAATATCGAGCACGAGAATATCTTTGACGCCATCGAGCGGCGCGACCCCGAAGGCGCCAAGGCTGCCATGCGCATGCACCTGACCAACAGCCGCGAGCGGCTGCGCAAGGCGTCGGCGGCGGTGGAAGCCGGCTAG
- a CDS encoding betaine/proline/choline family ABC transporter ATP-binding protein (Members of the family are the ATP-binding subunit of ABC transporters for substrates such as betaine, L-proline or other amino acids, choline, carnitine, etc. The substrate specificity is best determined from the substrate-binding subunit, rather than this subunit, as it interacts with the permease subunit and not with substrate directly.) yields the protein MIELDQLTKTFKQKDGAEVRAVDAVSLTVPKGEICVFLGPSGCGKTTTLKMINRLIQPSSGRVLIDGEDTTRVDEVTLRRKIGYVIQQIGLFPNMTIEENIMVVPGLLGWDKKRCRERARELMSMVQLDPNKMLTRYPRELSGGQQQRIGVIRALAADAPVLLMDEPFGAVDPINRESIQNEFFLMQRQLGKTVIMVSHDIDEAIKLGDRVAVFRGGKLVQFDHPDALLARPADDFVQAFIGHDNTLKRLLLVRAGDAATMAQTCSPGMPLAQAFAIMDEADVRHLPVVDDAQRALGYVTRRDARAGQGVCADAMRPFMATAAFDEHLRIVLSRMYQHNTSWLPVVDADGVYLGEVTQESIADYLSSGRSRGNAPVIQPPQAPAAIERVAA from the coding sequence ATGATTGAACTCGACCAACTCACCAAGACCTTCAAGCAAAAAGACGGCGCCGAAGTGCGCGCCGTCGATGCCGTTTCGCTCACGGTGCCCAAGGGCGAGATCTGCGTCTTCCTCGGTCCCTCGGGCTGCGGCAAGACCACCACGCTCAAGATGATCAACCGCCTGATCCAGCCCAGCTCCGGCCGGGTGCTGATCGACGGCGAGGACACCACCCGCGTGGACGAAGTCACGCTGCGCCGCAAGATCGGTTACGTGATCCAGCAGATTGGCCTGTTCCCCAACATGACCATCGAGGAGAACATCATGGTGGTGCCGGGCCTGCTGGGCTGGGACAAGAAGCGCTGCCGCGAGCGGGCGCGCGAGCTGATGTCGATGGTGCAGCTCGATCCCAACAAGATGCTCACGCGCTATCCGCGCGAACTCTCGGGCGGGCAGCAGCAGCGCATCGGCGTGATCCGCGCGCTGGCGGCGGACGCGCCCGTGCTGCTGATGGACGAGCCGTTCGGCGCGGTGGACCCGATCAACCGGGAGAGCATCCAGAACGAGTTTTTCCTGATGCAGCGCCAGCTCGGCAAGACCGTGATCATGGTCTCGCATGATATCGACGAGGCCATCAAGCTGGGCGACCGCGTGGCCGTGTTCCGTGGCGGGAAGCTGGTGCAGTTCGATCATCCCGACGCGCTGCTGGCACGTCCGGCCGACGATTTCGTGCAAGCCTTCATCGGCCACGACAACACGCTCAAGCGCCTGCTGCTGGTGCGCGCCGGCGATGCCGCCACCATGGCGCAGACCTGCAGCCCTGGCATGCCGCTGGCGCAGGCCTTCGCCATCATGGACGAGGCCGATGTGCGTCACCTGCCGGTGGTGGACGACGCGCAGCGCGCGCTGGGCTACGTCACGCGGCGCGATGCGCGCGCGGGGCAGGGCGTGTGCGCGGACGCGATGCGGCCGTTCATGGCGACCGCCGCGTTCGACGAGCACCTGCGCATCGTGCTCTCGCGCATGTACCAGCACAACACCAGCTGGCTGCCGGTGGTGGATGCCGATGGCGTCTACCTCGGCGAAGTCACGCAGGAGTCGATCGCCGACTATCTCAGCTCGGGCCGCTCGCGCGGGAACGCGCCGGTGATTCAGCCGCCGCAGGCGCCGGCTGCCATCGAGCGCGTTGCGGCGTAG
- a CDS encoding glycine betaine ABC transporter substrate-binding protein, with translation MLASVAVLAAVAALALPAHADTVRVGGKNFTEQLILSSMTTQYLQAKGLATELTAGLGSTLMRQAMESGQLDVVWDYTGTALIVFNKVEEKLGAEESYARVKMLDAARGLIWLDASGINNTYALAMPRKRAAAAGVTTLSAFAEKMRAAGEGTAHPFAVDMEFAARPDGLEPLKTLYKLPFSRRDVIQLDPGLVYTALKNEQVELGLVYTTDGRVKGFDLVLLEDDQHFFPAYNAVPVVRKATLDAHPELAGLLNALSAQLDNAAMTEMNYKVDIDQQPVDKVAQEFLRGHGLI, from the coding sequence ATGCTGGCGAGCGTGGCCGTGCTTGCCGCCGTGGCAGCCCTGGCGCTGCCGGCGCACGCCGACACCGTTCGCGTAGGCGGCAAGAATTTCACCGAGCAGCTGATCCTGTCGTCGATGACCACGCAGTACCTGCAGGCCAAAGGCCTCGCCACCGAGCTGACCGCGGGCCTTGGCAGCACGCTGATGCGCCAGGCGATGGAAAGCGGCCAGCTCGATGTGGTGTGGGACTACACCGGCACGGCGCTGATCGTGTTCAACAAGGTCGAGGAAAAGCTCGGCGCCGAGGAAAGCTATGCGCGCGTCAAGATGCTCGACGCCGCGCGCGGCCTGATATGGCTCGACGCCTCCGGTATCAACAACACCTATGCGCTGGCGATGCCGAGAAAGCGCGCCGCAGCCGCTGGCGTGACCACGTTGTCGGCCTTCGCCGAGAAGATGCGCGCCGCCGGCGAGGGCACCGCCCATCCGTTCGCGGTCGACATGGAGTTTGCCGCGCGTCCCGACGGGCTGGAACCGCTCAAGACGCTCTACAAGCTGCCGTTCTCGCGCCGCGACGTGATCCAGCTCGATCCCGGCCTGGTCTACACGGCGCTGAAGAACGAGCAGGTCGAGCTGGGCCTGGTCTACACCACCGATGGCCGCGTCAAGGGCTTCGACCTGGTGCTGCTGGAAGACGACCAGCATTTCTTCCCCGCCTATAACGCGGTACCCGTGGTGCGCAAGGCAACACTGGACGCGCATCCCGAGCTCGCGGGCCTGCTCAACGCGCTGTCGGCCCAGCTCGACAACGCGGCCATGACCGAGATGAACTACAAGGTCGACATCGACCAGCAACCGGTCGACAAGGTGGCGCAGGAATTCCTGCGCGGCCACGGCCTGATCTGA